The genomic window CACCGAACTCACGTTTCTGGAGATTTGTCCGCTACTATTGCTGGTTCGTCCTGTAATAGCAAGATAGGTCTATAAAGGAAGAATCCCCCAAATTCTATTTGTGGGGAGTGTCAACTCGCTTTATGCCTTTAATTTTCATGATATTTGACGGAGAATAACTTTAGTAACGTTTCATCGCCCGTGACATTTCCCGTTGATCTTGACGACGTTTGACGGTTTCTCGTTTATCATGAAGCTTCTTACCTCGTCCTAGCCCAAGGCTTACTTTGACCCAACTTCCTTTAAAATAGAGTTTAAGTGGCACTAAGGTTAAACCTTTCTGCTCAATTTTTCCAATCAATTGACTAATCTCTTTTCGATGCAGTAGCAATTTACGGGTACGTTTCGGGTCGTGATTAAAATATTGACTACTGCCTTGATAGGGTGAGATGTGAACATTGGTTAACCAAGCTTCACCGTTTTTGATGAAGGCATAGCCATCAGCCAAATTAACCCGTCCGGCACGAATGGACTTAACTTCCGTTCCTACCAGTTCAATTCCCGCCTCATAGGTCTCTAAAATTTCATAGAGAAAGCGAGCTTTACGATTATCACTAACGATTTTGATAGCTTTATTGTCATTTCCCATAGCCTTTCTAGGCTAACATTTTCTTTAACTTTTAGCAATATTAAACAATGATCACTGTTCACGGATCAATCAAACAGGTTCAAGCCCCTAACAGACAGATAGAGGCTCCAAACCCATGTATGTTAGTCGATGAGCGCGTTTAATAAGACATCGGTTAAAGACATCCCTTTCATATCATCAACCGTGACCGTATCAACGATATCAAATTTTGCCCCAGCCGATTGAAGATCATCATCTAATGCCTTATAAAAACGAGTTGCATTCTTATCAGTTCCCACTTGAATAAAGGAAATACCTAACTCATCTTCTCGATCAACTTTCTGAGACGCATCCATTATCAAACTAATAACGGCTTTACGGTCCGTTGGTTCTCCATCAGTAATGATAATAAAGGTTTCTCCATTGGCTTGTGTTGTACCGGCTGCTTTGCGTTCAAAATAGTTGTTTAGACCATCCTGTAGCACTGTAGCTAGGTCTGTTTGTCCCATCGGTTCGTTTTCTTCGTAAACTTTTGTCACCTTATCCGATGTGACATTATCATACCGTCTAAAACGACCAGAAAATACATAGACCGTAATCCCATCAGGATCAATTTCTTCGCACTTTTTCGCTAAGGCTAAGGTTGACTCCTGGGCAATTTGCCAACGGGTTTTGCCATCAGGACCATCAGAAGTAGCCATACTACTGCTTTTGTCGATCATCAGGGTATAGTCCCGATTTTCGATTCGTGAGTCTCCTGACATATCAGAAACAACCTCCTAGTAAATATTACATCATCTGAATGACTCTGCTTTCTAGCCTATTATGACCTTTGAGAATTGCCCACAAATATCCTGATTTTCATCATAATTGAGGAAACCATTGACCTCTATTCGTTAGAAATCGCTGACATAAAACACTTGAATTGTAAAGTCATATTGCGACACTTTATAAAAATCTTTAAATATTGTCCTTTTACCCGTCATCGTTATTAACGTAGAACATCAGAAGCAGCTAAATTGTGGAAATTTTTATAATGGACAAAGAATCTCAAAAATACCGTATGGTTTGCACCCTAACCTTCGGTGATATTTACGGTCAAATTATTGTTTGGTTAATTGTTATTTTCTTAACCCTAGCGAGTGTCCTAGGGTTATGGAGTAGCACTCGTCAAATTTATGCCCTTGCTGTGGTGGGACTGGTTTTAGTCTTGTCTTTACCCTTCTTACTGTTTGCTTTCGTTACTACTTTACTCAACCATATTGAGTTCACTCCCCTCGAAGCAACAGAAAGCACTCGTTCTTCTTCTCGTAGAAAAATCAAGGCAAATCAACAACCTGCCGAAGCAGCCGGGTAATTCATATTGTGGAAACGTTAAGAGTTTAATTGGTTACATAAATCTTAAAGTTGCAATAAGATAAAGATGAGTTGTGACTATTTAGGAGTAGGGAGCTTATTTTCCTTCACCCAAAACCCTAATGATTCTTATCTTTTAACAATAGATCGCAACTTCAACCAATGGTTTCTCATCAAACGTTTCCACGAATCTATCGGAGTAAGCGTTAAGAAGTAAAATTTTTGTTTATTTTTATTTAGTTCCGTCTCAACCTTAGACATAATAAAGTTAGTCAAAGTCAAGACAACTGAAAGTTAAGTAACCTGGAGTGCTTAGGTCTCCAAAGAGTTGCCATTTTATTTTTGTTGCTTAACTTTTCCAGGAACTCTTAGAGAATTGATAATCTCTTCGAGATCAACATTGATGAGCATTGCCTGCTCATATTCTTCTGAGTTCAAACTGACCAATTCACTCTTACTCTTAGCTGTATTTTAACTAGGCTAAGGAAGTAATATCCTTGAAAACCTCTACCAATTATTGGAGAGAAAATAATGAATATGTTTAATACTTTAGCACAGTTTTCTCAAATCGCCATCGGGGGTTTAACCCTGGGAATCAGCACCTTAGTTTTTATTCCTTCTGTTAGCGCACAAACCGAAATTATTACCGACCCTAAACCTTTAGAAACCTATACAGGAACCCTGCAAGATTTAGAGGGAACAGAATCAAGAAACAGGGGTGAAAGCTTGGCTAGTGGAGGAGAATATCCTCGCAATATTGAGATTCGGTCCCTAGAACCTGATAAAAATTCCCTTGAGGCTAAAACTGAAGCTCTCAATGAAACTTTAGAAGACCATGATTACAATTTAGGGGATGTCAAAAGACCCACTTATCGGGTTCCCTTGGTTAATTTTTAAACATTAAAACATTACAAAGATATGTTGGATATCTGTCAGAAATTATAAAGTAATATCAATTTTTGTTAAAACTTATTGATTTCTGGCCGATTATTGCTGTGAATTTATAAAAGTTTTTTAAAATTAAATTAGTGAATGCTGACATTTCGCTTCAGTTTGGATAATTATTAATAACCTATTAAGAGACTAGCCATAGATGGATAACTGACAATTAAGCGAAAGAGAAGCTCATTAGCTAAGTCGGAGAAAAGTATCATGAAAGAGAGACAATTATTTACCAACTATCTTAAAAATCAACGAAATTTTCAAGGAGCTAGTTTACACCAAGCCAACTTAGAAGGGCTTAATTTACAAAGAATTAATCTGAGTCGTGCAGACTTGAGTGGAGCAAACTTAAAAGAAACCGATTTAAGTGGTGCTTGTTTAGCTCAAGCCAATTTAACCGATGTGGACTTAACAAAAGCCCATTTAGTAGGGGCGAATCTCACAGAAATTAACCTGATTGGAGCGGATTTAACTGGAGCGGATTTAACTGGAGCGGATTTAACCAAAGCTGATTTACGCTGTGCTAATTTACATAATGCTAATCTCAATAAAGCCAAACTCCAAGAAGTTAATTTAGATGGGGCAGATTTAAGCGGAGCTAAGCTTTGTGGTGCCACTATTGTTAACACCGATTTAGGTGTGGCTGACACCCAAGAAATGTCCTTAGACAACACCGAACAATGTGAATCAAAAGAATCTTTATCAGTGACATCAGCTAATTGGGTTAGTTGGGCTGGTTAAGTTTAAGTTAAATTTATACAGAAGAAGCAGCCGAGGTTCAAGTCGATATTGCTGCTATTAGTGGGTTAACCAGTCTTTTGCAGGGCATGACTACCATTTCATACCAAATCCGCTTATTTTAGTAGAGTAACGTTTTTTCTCCTTTCTCCCTGCTCCCTGCTCCGAGAGTTGATAATACACTATCTAAAGCGGATCTCGTATCAGAAAAACAGGAAAGCCAACTGCTATCGGGACTGTGGTATATTAACATCCATACCGAGGCTAATCCTCCAGGGGAAATTAGAGGACAAGTTAACATTAATACTATTCCTGAACCTTTTACCCTAGGACTTTTAGGCATGGCTGGTGTAACTTTTCTTGGGTATCAATTACGCAAAAAAAGATTAGGTTAACTGCAACCTTTAAGATTGAGGCATTAAATGTTCTACCACAAAATTAGTATACACATCCCCTGCTAAAAAGGCGGGGGTTTCTAATACCCGTTTATGAAAATCTATGGTGGTAGGAACCCCTGTAATGGCACATTCTCTTAAAGCTCGTTTCATGCGTTTAATTGCCGTATTTCTATCAGGTCCCCAAACAATTAATTTACCAATTAAAGAGTCATAATAAGGGGGAATTTCGTAATCGGTGTAAACATGGGAATCCATTCTCACTCCTGGACCACCGGGGGGAAGATAACCGCTAATTTTTCCAGGATGGGGTCGAAAATTGAGATCGGGATCTTCAGCATTAATGCGACATTCAATGGCATGGCCTTTTAAAGCGATTTCCGATTGTTTGAATTGTAATTTTTCTCCTTGAGCGATGCGAATTTGTTCCGTAATTAAATCCAATCCCGTGATCATTTCTGTAACCGGGTGTTCTACTTGGATACGGGTATTCATTTCCATAAAATAAAAATTTCCCTGATTATCCACTAAAAATTCTACGGTTCCGGCACCGACATAATTAATGGACTTGGCAGCTTTAACGGCCGCTTCTCCCATTTTTTTACGAAGTTGGGGGGTTAAAAAAGGACTAGGGGCTTCTTCTAATAATTTTTGGTGACGACGTTGAATGGAACAGTCCCTTTCCCCTAGATGAATGACATTACCATAACTGTCCGCTAATATCTGAAATTCAATATGACGGGGACGTTCGATAAATTTTTCTAAATAAACGCCAGCATTGGCAAAGGCTGCTTCTGCTTCCCCCTGGGCTGCTTGAAAGAGACGGGAAAACTCACTTTCTTCCCGGACTAAGCGCATTCCTCGCCCGCCTCCTCCGGCGGTTGCTTTAATCATGACAGGATAGCCCACGTCACGGGCTACCTTTAAGGCTTCTTCTTCATTGTCCAAGAGTCCAGCACTGCCAGGCACTGTGGGAACCCCTGCTTTTTGCATGGTTTTTTTAGCGGTGGATTTGTCTCCCATCGCACGAATAGCCTCAGGAGACGGGCCAATAAAAACAATTTGGTGATCGGCACAAATCTCTGCGAAACGAGCATTTTCTGCCAAAAATCCGTATCCTGGATGAATTGCCGTAGCGTTACGCGTCAGAGCAGCCGAGATAATATTCGGAATATTGAGATAACTTTTACCACTAGCCGGCGGACCAATACACACACTTTCATCGGCTAATTGAACATGGAGGGCTTGGCGATCGATGGTAGAGTGAACCGCAACCGTCCCAATACCCAGTTCTTCGCAAGTGTGTAAAATTCGTAAGGCGATCTCCCCGCGATTGGCAATTAGGATTTTGGAAAATTGCATCATTTAACCTGTGCATAAACAGTCCTATCTAGTAGGATATCTGGTTTTGTCCTTCTGAGGATAGTCACGGGGAGAGACAAGGATTATTAATTAACCAACTGAGGGGTTAAATCAATGGTTTCTCCAGGTTTGGGAGTCATCACCTTAGTAGCAAGGTCATTCTTTTGTAACTGCTGACGAAACTTATCGATGGTTCCTTCTTGTCGCAACAGAGACACTAACAGTCCTTGATATTCCGTTTCTTTGGCATCGGCAGTGGGTAAAATAAACTTAGGTTTTAGGGTTTGACACAACTTTAGAGTAGTTTGTTGACCCTGTAACACAGGGAGAAGATGTAAGATACTAATTCCTACCACTGGGGTTAAAATAATGTCTACAGGAGCCTCCTCTTGTAACCCAGAGCAATGATTACCGTGGGGTTCGTAGTAGAGTTTTTGCCCTTCTTTTAAATCGTTAATAATATAAGCATTTTCCACCAATTGCGGACCCACAAGCGATCCAGGGAAGGCTTTAAAGTGGACTGTTTCATCTAAGGTGTAACTGTCACCGTGATCCAGGGTACGAATATCGGTGTAGCCTAATTCTTTGACAACTTTTGTGGCGTTAGGAGAGGCTACCACTGGAATATTATGATCGAGTTCTTCTAAAGTAGGAATGTGAGCATGATCGTCTAATCCTTGAGATAAAAGAATAAGATCGATGGGCTTATTAACATCATAGGTTTTGGACTTAACTCCTTTAAATAACCAATCTAAGTTACCAAAAACTAATGGTCCAACTAACCAGGGATCAAGAAGGATTCTTTTCCCTGAAATTTCCAGGAACCAGGAGTTATTATCAAGCCAGGTAAGTTTCATAAAGATTCTAATTATTGACTGTATTCAAAAAAATGACAATACTATTATTATTCTGACACAACAAGAAACGATTTTTCAAAATGATGAACCGTGTCTAACTTGAAACCCTTAGTTTTTCTTCTTCGGGATCTAAATGTTGTTTTACCCATAAGTGATCGCTAACAATGAGAAGTTTAGAATTAAGGACTGATAATTTTATCAAATATATGACCGATAATTTTTTCATCAGAAGACGGCATATACTCGATAGCAAATTGATACTTACAAAAACTTTGTTTAACGTCAGGTTCTAATTCTTTAAAATATTTGCCTTGAAGATTTTGAATAGTTGCATCCTCAGAAAAAGGAAATTCATTAACAATACTTATTTTAGAAATGCCATCAGGCGTTATTTCTTGATAAACAACTATAGCAGGTGCAGGATATCTGTTGACAACAGTATCAATAAAATAATCTTTGTACTCTTGATTAGACATCTCCATAATTTAATAAAATCAAGAAATATAGTATAATAAAATGAATAATTAGTTCAAAAAAGAATGGAAACTTACACTTGGAGCTATCTAAAAAAATATCCTAAACAAACCAAAAGATTATTAGGAATTGATGACAATCAATTGGAACAATTGATTGCTCTAGGGAAGCTTCTTCATCAGAAAAAAAAAGAAGAGAACGAAAAAACAAAAATTAGAATTAATCAACCTGGTGCGGGAAGTCCATCTTTATTAGCAGAAGAAGAACAAATTGTTCTAACGTTAGTTTATTTAAGACATAATATAAGTTTTCAACTCTTAGGACTACTTTTTCAAGTAAGTGAGTCAACGGCTCATAATATTTTTACTTATTGGCAAACACTTTTTGAAGGAGAGTTACCACCAAGTTTATTAGAA from Crocosphaera subtropica ATCC 51142 includes these protein-coding regions:
- the smpB gene encoding SsrA-binding protein SmpB, translating into MGNDNKAIKIVSDNRKARFLYEILETYEAGIELVGTEVKSIRAGRVNLADGYAFIKNGEAWLTNVHISPYQGSSQYFNHDPKRTRKLLLHRKEISQLIGKIEQKGLTLVPLKLYFKGSWVKVSLGLGRGKKLHDKRETVKRRQDQREMSRAMKRY
- a CDS encoding pentapeptide repeat-containing protein, which produces MKERQLFTNYLKNQRNFQGASLHQANLEGLNLQRINLSRADLSGANLKETDLSGACLAQANLTDVDLTKAHLVGANLTEINLIGADLTGADLTGADLTKADLRCANLHNANLNKAKLQEVNLDGADLSGAKLCGATIVNTDLGVADTQEMSLDNTEQCESKESLSVTSANWVSWAG
- a CDS encoding helix-turn-helix domain-containing protein; the encoded protein is METYTWSYLKKYPKQTKRLLGIDDNQLEQLIALGKLLHQKKKEENEKTKIRINQPGAGSPSLLAEEEQIVLTLVYLRHNISFQLLGLLFQVSESTAHNIFTYWQTLFEGELPPSLLEQIKKFQEEKEIVLEMLTDYELIVDSAEQAIERPSDYQEQKKYYCGATPAIRNRLGNAHQETG
- a CDS encoding CHRD domain-containing protein, with translation MWYINIHTEANPPGEIRGQVNINTIPEPFTLGLLGMAGVTFLGYQLRKKRLG
- a CDS encoding vWA domain-containing protein encodes the protein MSGDSRIENRDYTLMIDKSSSMATSDGPDGKTRWQIAQESTLALAKKCEEIDPDGITVYVFSGRFRRYDNVTSDKVTKVYEENEPMGQTDLATVLQDGLNNYFERKAAGTTQANGETFIIITDGEPTDRKAVISLIMDASQKVDREDELGISFIQVGTDKNATRFYKALDDDLQSAGAKFDIVDTVTVDDMKGMSLTDVLLNALID
- the accC gene encoding acetyl-CoA carboxylase biotin carboxylase subunit, whose protein sequence is MQFSKILIANRGEIALRILHTCEELGIGTVAVHSTIDRQALHVQLADESVCIGPPASGKSYLNIPNIISAALTRNATAIHPGYGFLAENARFAEICADHQIVFIGPSPEAIRAMGDKSTAKKTMQKAGVPTVPGSAGLLDNEEEALKVARDVGYPVMIKATAGGGGRGMRLVREESEFSRLFQAAQGEAEAAFANAGVYLEKFIERPRHIEFQILADSYGNVIHLGERDCSIQRRHQKLLEEAPSPFLTPQLRKKMGEAAVKAAKSINYVGAGTVEFLVDNQGNFYFMEMNTRIQVEHPVTEMITGLDLITEQIRIAQGEKLQFKQSEIALKGHAIECRINAEDPDLNFRPHPGKISGYLPPGGPGVRMDSHVYTDYEIPPYYDSLIGKLIVWGPDRNTAIKRMKRALRECAITGVPTTIDFHKRVLETPAFLAGDVYTNFVVEHLMPQS
- a CDS encoding MBL fold metallo-hydrolase, with protein sequence MKLTWLDNNSWFLEISGKRILLDPWLVGPLVFGNLDWLFKGVKSKTYDVNKPIDLILLSQGLDDHAHIPTLEELDHNIPVVASPNATKVVKELGYTDIRTLDHGDSYTLDETVHFKAFPGSLVGPQLVENAYIINDLKEGQKLYYEPHGNHCSGLQEEAPVDIILTPVVGISILHLLPVLQGQQTTLKLCQTLKPKFILPTADAKETEYQGLLVSLLRQEGTIDKFRQQLQKNDLATKVMTPKPGETIDLTPQLVN